The Nitrobacter hamburgensis X14 genome contains the following window.
ATGGCGCACGCTGGACGGAAATCGACCTAAACAAAAAACTTTGGACGATCCCGGCTGTGCGCGCCAAGAACCATGAGCAGCACACAGTTCCACTGTCGGATATGGCGCTCGAGATCATCAAGGGGCTGCCGCGCATAAAATCCGACGATGGCCTTGTCTTTGTCGGGAGCAACGGGAGGCAACCGACATCGTTCTCGCGCGTCAAGGTGCGGCTCGACGAGGCGATAACGGAAGCCAACCAAGACGAACCAATCACGGCGTGGGTTTTCCATGATCTTCGCAGAACCATGGCGAGCGGCATGGAACGGCTCGGGATCGCGCCGCCGGTGATCGAAAAATGCCTCAACCATAAGAGTGGCACCTTTCGCGGCGTGACCGGCGTTTATCTCAGATTCACATACGACGACGAGAAGCGTGCGGCGCTCGACGCTTGGGCGCAGTACGTTGTCAAATTGCAGAAGGTCCAGAGCGCCAATGGCTAAACTACCCGGCCCTATCGAACTTGAAATTTGCGAACTCGCAGGCATCTGGCGCGAGACAGGCAACCCGGCTGCGGCTTGGCGCTGTTTCGTTCTTGCGCGCGAGAATGGCTTCCCTGTGCCAGCGGTCATTGACGCCGAGATCATGCGTTTCGCTCAGGCCATCACCGCACCACTGGCAAGCGACCGTAGCACGAGCACGGCACGCACGGTCGCGGAAGCTTGGGAGATCACCAAAGGCCGGAAGCCCGCGCCAGAGCTCCGCAACTATCGGCGCGATCTTGATCTTTACTTTGAGTATTGGCGTTGGCGTCGAACGTCGCACCGCAAAACTCCTACGGGATGGATTGACGTTCCCGGATTGTCGCACGGCGACGCGATCTGCAA
Protein-coding sequences here:
- a CDS encoding site-specific integrase, with protein sequence MILTGRREGEINGARWTEIDLNKKLWTIPAVRAKNHEQHTVPLSDMALEIIKGLPRIKSDDGLVFVGSNGRQPTSFSRVKVRLDEAITEANQDEPITAWVFHDLRRTMASGMERLGIAPPVIEKCLNHKSGTFRGVTGVYLRFTYDDEKRAALDAWAQYVVKLQKVQSANG